A genome region from Natronosalvus rutilus includes the following:
- a CDS encoding beta-CASP ribonuclease aCPSF1, with protein sequence MSDDTTHSDLHERIVTQVPSHLDVTEVQYEGPDLVIYTETPRKFAENSDLIGDLARTLRKRVTIRPAPGAQSSPSGAETKIREIAPDEAQIQDLEFYPTIGEVIVEAEKPGLVIGQRGSTLREITREIGWNLEVVRTPPMESSTVDNVRNFLTQERGERREFLGKVGEKIHREPEKDLEWVRITTLGCCREVGRASFVLHTPNTRILIDCGDKPGAEGEVPYLHAPEAMPLTGIDAVVLTHAHLDHSALLPLLFKYGYDGPIYTTEPTRDLMGLLQLDYLTVASKEGRTPPYSSEQVRQAIKHTIPVEYGDVTDIAPDVKLTMHNAGHILGSASAHFHIGNGFYNILFSGDVHYEPTRLFNGAVNDFPRVETMVMESTYGRRGDYQTDTEESEQRVHEIIRETYEKDGIVVIPAFAVGRSQELMLVLEEAMREGTIPTMPVYLDGMIREATAIHTAYPEYLRDGLQQRILHEDENPFIADQFQQVDGGQEMREDIASGEPCVILSTSGMVTGGPIMSWLELLGPDPTNTLMFVGYQAEGTLGRRIQGGNVEITLPGRADRANRLTLELRIESVSGFSGHADRAGLEQYVGEMNPRPETILCVHGDEQATDQLSSALYQNYNVRTYQPKNLETFRFP encoded by the coding sequence ATGAGCGACGATACGACCCACTCAGACTTACACGAACGCATCGTAACACAGGTACCCTCGCATCTGGACGTTACCGAGGTCCAGTACGAGGGCCCAGACCTCGTTATCTACACCGAGACCCCTCGCAAGTTCGCTGAAAACAGCGACCTCATCGGGGACCTCGCACGGACACTCCGAAAACGGGTGACGATACGGCCAGCACCGGGGGCCCAGTCGAGCCCGTCGGGCGCGGAGACGAAGATCCGTGAAATCGCGCCTGACGAGGCCCAGATTCAGGACCTCGAGTTCTATCCGACGATTGGGGAGGTGATCGTCGAAGCCGAGAAGCCAGGGCTCGTTATCGGACAGCGAGGAAGTACCCTCCGCGAGATCACCCGGGAAATCGGCTGGAACCTGGAAGTGGTCCGAACGCCGCCGATGGAGTCCTCGACCGTCGACAACGTCAGGAACTTCCTGACCCAGGAGCGTGGCGAACGGCGCGAGTTTCTTGGAAAGGTCGGCGAGAAGATACACAGAGAACCCGAGAAGGACCTCGAGTGGGTTCGGATCACGACGCTGGGCTGTTGCCGCGAAGTTGGTCGCGCGAGTTTCGTGCTTCACACCCCCAATACGAGGATTCTCATCGATTGCGGTGACAAACCCGGCGCCGAGGGAGAAGTACCTTACCTTCACGCCCCCGAGGCGATGCCGCTAACGGGTATCGACGCCGTCGTGCTGACCCACGCTCACCTCGACCACAGCGCGTTGCTTCCACTCTTGTTTAAGTACGGGTACGATGGCCCGATTTACACGACGGAACCGACGCGAGACCTGATGGGGCTGTTGCAACTCGACTACCTGACCGTTGCCTCGAAGGAAGGACGAACGCCGCCGTACTCGAGCGAGCAGGTCCGACAGGCGATCAAGCACACGATTCCGGTCGAGTACGGCGACGTCACCGACATCGCGCCGGACGTCAAACTGACGATGCACAATGCGGGGCACATTCTGGGCAGCGCGTCCGCGCACTTTCACATCGGAAACGGGTTCTACAACATCCTCTTCTCGGGCGACGTTCACTACGAGCCGACGCGGCTGTTCAACGGTGCCGTGAATGACTTCCCCCGTGTGGAGACGATGGTCATGGAATCGACGTACGGCCGCCGTGGCGACTATCAGACGGACACCGAGGAGAGCGAACAGAGGGTCCACGAGATCATCAGGGAAACGTACGAAAAGGACGGGATCGTCGTCATCCCCGCATTCGCGGTCGGTCGGTCCCAGGAACTGATGTTAGTGCTGGAGGAAGCGATGCGGGAGGGGACGATTCCAACGATGCCAGTCTATCTGGATGGCATGATTCGAGAGGCGACCGCAATTCACACGGCCTATCCCGAGTATCTCAGAGACGGGCTACAACAGCGCATTTTACACGAAGACGAGAACCCGTTCATCGCAGACCAGTTCCAGCAGGTGGACGGTGGACAGGAAATGCGCGAAGACATTGCGAGCGGTGAGCCCTGCGTGATCCTCTCGACGTCCGGGATGGTAACCGGCGGACCGATCATGTCCTGGCTCGAACTGCTCGGACCGGACCCGACGAACACCCTCATGTTCGTCGGGTATCAGGCCGAGGGGACCCTCGGACGCAGAATTCAGGGCGGGAACGTGGAAATCACCCTTCCTGGACGGGCCGATCGCGCAAATCGCCTGACGCTCGAACTCAGGATCGAATCGGTAAGCGGCTTCTCCGGTCACGCCGACCGAGCCGGACTCGAGCAGTACGTCGGCGAGATGAATCCACGACCGGAGACGATCCTGTGCGTCCACGGCGACGAACAGGCGACGGATCAACTTTCTTCTGCACTGTACCAGAACTACAACGTCAGGACCTACCAGCCGAAGAATCTGGAGACGTTCCGGTTCCCCTGA
- a CDS encoding amphi-Trp domain-containing protein has product MPEEELFKTEEPRSRAEIAEALTVAAKQIETGTVHLESATEDERVTIPDTPTFEVELERLTDSETGEQRYELEYEIRWTG; this is encoded by the coding sequence ATGCCCGAAGAAGAACTTTTCAAAACGGAGGAACCACGGTCCCGAGCGGAGATTGCCGAGGCCCTCACTGTAGCTGCCAAACAGATCGAAACCGGCACCGTCCACCTCGAGAGTGCGACGGAGGACGAGCGCGTCACGATTCCCGATACGCCGACGTTCGAGGTCGAACTCGAGCGACTCACCGATTCCGAAACCGGCGAGCAACGATACGAACTCGAGTACGAGATTCGTTGGACCGGGTAA
- a CDS encoding MFS transporter has product MDDKRVQFWVLYLTRFAEGFGFITLITLLPYYINSLDPSSTTVLGITISTGLIIGLYTTGFTLAQTVAVVPLAWAGDRFDKRLVLLIVLGVGVGVYALFPVVDSSASFIAIRALQGIAVTGTGLMTLSLVGQIADVGTRANYIGKANAASFGASILGSISAGTLYDAFGFGPIFLVIVCIMVVAWVGTFWFLNPDETRIEGFPFSGLALNRRILTLSTFRFQYAFAVTLVRTWVPIFAGVSAAEGGLAYGGFAVALTVVAEKFTNMCCQPFTGRLSDGYGRALFVFAGGAAYGLIALVVPLSPWLGGVLGFPAELVVTVPGVLAGSTLPAWLPYDSITDQLVLIGEVSPAFFPLVFLSGLLGIADSFREPASMALFADEGTEEGGVASSFGIRELVWRPGSVIAPLLGGWLMVEVSMASVFYVGGAFALTGVTTFLVILVRFHGRSALLEW; this is encoded by the coding sequence GTGGACGACAAACGAGTCCAGTTTTGGGTACTCTATCTCACACGTTTTGCGGAAGGGTTTGGCTTCATTACGCTGATCACGCTGCTGCCGTACTACATCAATTCGCTCGATCCGTCGAGTACGACCGTTCTCGGGATAACGATTAGCACTGGTCTCATTATCGGGCTGTATACGACCGGATTTACCCTCGCCCAGACCGTCGCTGTCGTCCCGCTCGCCTGGGCAGGTGATCGCTTCGATAAACGGCTCGTCTTGCTCATCGTGCTCGGTGTCGGCGTTGGCGTTTACGCGCTGTTTCCGGTCGTCGATTCGAGCGCTTCCTTCATCGCTATCCGTGCGCTTCAGGGGATCGCCGTCACCGGGACTGGCCTGATGACGCTGTCGCTCGTCGGCCAGATCGCCGACGTGGGGACGCGAGCGAACTACATCGGGAAGGCGAACGCAGCGAGTTTTGGGGCGTCGATACTCGGCAGTATCAGCGCGGGGACGCTCTACGACGCGTTCGGGTTCGGTCCGATCTTCCTCGTCATCGTCTGCATCATGGTCGTTGCCTGGGTCGGAACCTTCTGGTTCCTGAACCCGGACGAGACGCGAATCGAAGGGTTCCCGTTTTCGGGGTTGGCACTCAATCGGCGCATCTTGACGCTCTCGACGTTCCGCTTCCAGTACGCGTTCGCTGTAACTCTCGTTCGAACGTGGGTGCCGATTTTCGCCGGCGTTTCCGCTGCTGAAGGCGGACTCGCCTATGGCGGCTTCGCCGTCGCGCTGACGGTCGTCGCTGAAAAGTTCACTAACATGTGCTGCCAACCGTTTACCGGACGGCTCTCGGACGGATACGGACGGGCACTGTTCGTCTTTGCAGGTGGGGCAGCCTACGGACTCATCGCGTTGGTCGTCCCGCTCTCACCATGGCTGGGGGGAGTACTCGGGTTTCCCGCTGAACTCGTCGTAACAGTTCCCGGTGTGCTCGCCGGGAGCACGCTCCCTGCGTGGCTGCCATACGACTCGATTACCGATCAACTCGTACTGATTGGCGAGGTATCTCCGGCATTTTTCCCGCTCGTTTTCCTCTCCGGACTCCTCGGCATCGCCGATAGCTTTCGTGAACCAGCAAGCATGGCGTTGTTCGCCGACGAAGGCACCGAGGAAGGTGGTGTCGCCTCGAGTTTCGGTATCCGTGAACTCGTCTGGCGTCCAGGAAGCGTGATCGCTCCGCTGCTCGGTGGTTGGCTGATGGTCGAGGTGAGTATGGCGTCGGTCTTCTACGTCGGTGGTGCGTTCGCGCTGACTGGCGTGACGACGTTTCTTGTTATTCTCGTGCGTTTCCATGGACGAAGCGCGCTCTTGGAGTGGTGA
- a CDS encoding DUF7504 family protein, producing MPTPNSDEHLRALDFEGLPDSLTEDSVILVAKPAPLEEHAVSLRILDRYTSPEERRIVVTTAISAERTIRQQTALESPDSGRFGVVDATPQNHPSSPFQKYPVVSLPHSVELTRLVLALWELEASMASDSRTTHFGIRSLTPLLADEGLERTISVLEHLIEGRTDSGLVVLGLEYTRHNEATLSALREIVDGIVWIEERTDGSISAEYRRVHEQLSGI from the coding sequence ATGCCAACACCCAACTCCGACGAACACCTCCGAGCACTCGATTTCGAGGGACTTCCAGACAGTCTTACCGAGGATTCAGTGATCCTCGTCGCAAAACCCGCTCCACTGGAGGAGCACGCCGTCTCGCTCCGGATTTTGGATCGTTATACGTCTCCCGAAGAACGCCGAATTGTCGTCACGACGGCTATTTCTGCTGAACGAACGATCCGCCAGCAAACGGCTCTCGAATCACCAGATTCGGGTCGATTCGGGGTCGTCGATGCGACTCCGCAAAACCATCCTTCCTCCCCGTTTCAAAAGTATCCAGTCGTCTCGTTACCACACTCAGTCGAATTGACTCGGCTCGTACTCGCACTCTGGGAGCTAGAAGCCTCGATGGCGAGCGATAGCCGGACGACCCATTTTGGGATTCGATCACTCACGCCGCTACTCGCAGACGAGGGTCTGGAACGCACTATCAGTGTCCTCGAACACCTCATCGAGGGGCGGACTGACTCGGGGCTCGTCGTCCTCGGTCTCGAGTACACCAGACACAATGAGGCAACGCTCTCTGCACTGAGAGAGATCGTCGATGGAATCGTCTGGATTGAAGAACGAACGGATGGTTCAATTTCGGCGGAGTACCGGCGAGTACACGAACAACTCAGTGGCATCTGA
- a CDS encoding DUF5786 family protein, with product MGFGSYDESEQQHQNADTEDDEDAAVSVHEHEHEGTITVENGSSTDDLLGQLKDIKDKKAQDDE from the coding sequence ATGGGTTTTGGAAGCTACGATGAGTCTGAGCAACAGCATCAAAACGCGGATACAGAAGATGACGAAGATGCTGCCGTGAGTGTCCACGAACACGAACACGAGGGTACGATTACTGTCGAAAACGGTAGTTCGACCGACGACCTACTCGGCCAACTCAAAGACATCAAAGACAAGAAAGCACAGGACGACGAGTGA
- a CDS encoding ribonuclease J, translating into MEIEIATIGGYEEVGRQMTAVRAGNDVVIFDMGLNLSKVLIHDNIQTENMHSLDLIDMGAIPDDRVMSDLDGDVQAIVPTHGHLDHIGAISKLAHRYDAPVVATPFTLALVEQELEDEDKFSSDSDLVEMDPGESMTIGDHGCELEFVNVTHSIIDAINPVLHTPEGAIVYGLDKRMDHTPVIGDPIDMKRFREIGREGEGVLCYIEDCTNANKKGRTPSENVAREHLRDVLYSMEDYDGGIVATTFSSHIARVKSLVEFADDIGRQPVLLGRSMEKYSGTAERLGFVDFPDNLGMFGYRRSIDQSFERIMNDGKEDFFPIVTGHQGEPRAMLTRMARGETSYELDDGDKVVFSARVIPEPTNEGQRYQAEKLLGMQGARVYSDIHVSGHLCQEGHYAMLDALQPQHIIPAHQDLKGFSGYIDLASNQGYALGRDIHASSNGDIIQLV; encoded by the coding sequence ATGGAAATCGAAATTGCAACCATCGGCGGTTACGAAGAAGTTGGACGGCAGATGACTGCCGTTCGCGCAGGAAACGACGTCGTCATCTTCGACATGGGTCTGAACCTCTCGAAGGTCCTCATTCACGACAACATCCAGACGGAGAACATGCACAGCCTCGATCTGATCGACATGGGCGCCATCCCCGACGATCGAGTCATGAGCGACCTCGACGGTGACGTCCAGGCGATCGTCCCCACCCACGGTCACCTCGACCACATCGGCGCGATCTCGAAGCTCGCCCACCGCTACGACGCCCCCGTCGTCGCGACGCCATTTACGCTCGCGTTAGTCGAACAGGAACTCGAGGACGAAGACAAATTCAGTTCGGACAGCGACCTCGTCGAGATGGACCCGGGCGAGTCGATGACCATCGGGGATCACGGCTGTGAACTCGAGTTCGTCAACGTCACCCACTCGATCATCGACGCGATCAACCCGGTCCTCCACACGCCCGAAGGCGCCATCGTCTACGGCCTGGACAAGCGCATGGACCACACGCCGGTCATCGGCGACCCCATCGACATGAAGCGCTTCCGTGAGATCGGGCGCGAGGGCGAAGGCGTCCTCTGTTACATCGAGGACTGCACCAACGCGAACAAGAAGGGCCGAACCCCCTCCGAGAACGTCGCTCGTGAACACCTGCGCGACGTCCTCTACAGCATGGAAGACTACGACGGCGGCATCGTCGCCACCACGTTCTCCTCACACATCGCTCGCGTGAAGAGTCTCGTCGAGTTCGCCGACGACATCGGCCGCCAGCCCGTTCTACTCGGGCGCTCGATGGAGAAGTACTCCGGCACTGCGGAACGACTCGGCTTCGTCGACTTCCCGGACAATCTGGGTATGTTTGGGTATCGAAGATCGATCGACCAGTCGTTCGAGCGCATTATGAACGATGGCAAAGAGGATTTCTTCCCTATCGTCACGGGCCACCAGGGCGAACCCCGCGCGATGCTCACCCGCATGGCTCGCGGTGAGACCTCCTACGAACTGGACGACGGCGACAAAGTCGTCTTCTCCGCCCGCGTCATCCCCGAACCAACCAACGAGGGCCAGCGATACCAGGCCGAGAAACTGCTCGGCATGCAGGGCGCCCGCGTGTATTCCGATATTCACGTGTCGGGTCACCTCTGTCAGGAGGGCCACTACGCGATGCTCGACGCGCTTCAGCCTCAACACATCATCCCCGCTCACCAGGACCTCAAAGGCTTCTCCGGTTACATCGACCTCGCCTCGAATCAAGGATACGCACTTGGGCGAGATATCCACGCTTCATCGAACGGAGATATTATCCAGCTAGTTTGA
- the trpD gene encoding anthranilate phosphoribosyltransferase has translation MKPYVEHVTDGHDLTQADARAASNAVFEGATEAQIGALLTALRAKGETEAEIAGFAEGMRNAARTIDPDREPLVDTCGTGGDDYNTINVSTTSAIVAAGAGVPVAKHGNYSVSSSSGSADVLEEVGVTIDAEPPAVERTIEDEGIGFMLAPVFHPAMKAVIGPRQELGIRTIFNVLGPLTNPAGADAQVVGVYDPDLVPILARALARMDVDRALVVHGAGTDEIAIHGETRVAEVDGETVQEYTLEPADLGLERHAIDDISGGTPAENAADLRGIVEGDVDGAKRDVILANAGAAIYVAGEAPTLEAGADRAFEAIRSGDASATLERLCGVAPEVR, from the coding sequence ATGAAACCATACGTCGAACACGTAACTGACGGTCACGACCTGACGCAAGCCGACGCTCGAGCCGCCTCCAACGCGGTCTTCGAGGGTGCAACCGAGGCCCAGATCGGCGCGCTGCTGACGGCCCTGCGCGCGAAAGGCGAAACGGAAGCCGAAATCGCGGGCTTCGCGGAGGGCATGCGAAACGCCGCGCGAACGATCGACCCCGACCGCGAACCGCTCGTCGACACCTGCGGTACCGGAGGCGACGACTACAACACGATCAACGTGTCGACGACGAGCGCCATCGTCGCCGCGGGTGCGGGCGTGCCAGTCGCCAAACACGGCAACTACTCGGTGTCGTCCTCGTCTGGCAGCGCCGACGTGCTCGAGGAGGTCGGCGTCACCATCGACGCCGAACCGCCGGCCGTCGAGCGGACCATCGAGGACGAGGGCATCGGCTTCATGCTCGCTCCCGTCTTTCACCCTGCGATGAAGGCCGTGATCGGGCCGCGTCAGGAACTCGGCATACGAACGATCTTCAACGTCCTCGGCCCGCTCACGAACCCCGCCGGCGCGGACGCCCAGGTCGTCGGCGTGTACGACCCCGATCTGGTTCCGATCCTCGCTCGGGCGCTCGCGCGAATGGACGTCGACCGGGCGCTCGTCGTCCACGGAGCCGGCACCGACGAGATAGCCATCCACGGCGAGACGCGAGTCGCCGAGGTCGACGGCGAAACGGTCCAGGAGTACACCCTCGAGCCGGCCGACCTCGGCCTCGAGCGCCACGCCATCGACGACATCTCGGGCGGAACGCCCGCGGAAAACGCCGCCGACCTGCGAGGCATCGTCGAGGGGGACGTCGACGGGGCCAAACGCGACGTCATCCTGGCGAACGCCGGCGCCGCCATCTACGTCGCCGGCGAGGCGCCGACCCTCGAGGCCGGCGCGGACCGCGCGTTCGAGGCGATCCGGAGCGGAGACGCGAGCGCGACGCTCGAGCGACTGTGCGGAGTCGCCCCGGAGGTCCGGTGA
- a CDS encoding phosphoribosylanthranilate isomerase — MTRVKICGLTRETDLEAAVDAGADAVGIVSDVPIDTPRDVAPERAADLVAAAPPFVTTVLVTMPTGPERSIELVERVDPDAIQIHGGMRPGDLAYLRAKVDAQVFLAVDAERVTAASRYDDLADALVVDSAGEQGAGGTGETHDWERTRAATADLESPVILAGGLTPDNVEDAIRTVSPFAVDVSSGIEARPGVKDLDAVRSFVERGRRTATNDSRPRVVEP, encoded by the coding sequence GTGACGCGCGTCAAGATCTGCGGCCTCACTCGGGAGACCGACCTCGAGGCGGCCGTCGACGCCGGTGCTGACGCCGTCGGAATCGTCTCGGATGTCCCGATCGACACGCCGCGCGACGTCGCTCCCGAGCGGGCGGCCGATCTGGTTGCCGCCGCGCCGCCGTTCGTGACGACCGTCCTGGTAACCATGCCGACTGGCCCCGAGCGATCGATCGAACTCGTCGAGCGAGTCGACCCGGACGCGATCCAGATCCACGGCGGGATGCGCCCCGGCGACCTCGCGTACCTCCGTGCCAAGGTCGACGCGCAGGTGTTCCTCGCGGTCGACGCGGAACGGGTGACGGCCGCCTCGCGGTACGACGACCTCGCGGACGCGTTGGTCGTGGACTCGGCGGGCGAACAGGGCGCGGGCGGGACCGGGGAGACCCACGACTGGGAACGGACCCGGGCGGCGACCGCGGACCTCGAGTCGCCCGTGATCCTCGCCGGCGGGTTGACGCCCGACAACGTCGAGGACGCCATTCGGACCGTCTCGCCGTTCGCCGTCGACGTCTCGAGCGGTATCGAAGCCCGCCCCGGCGTCAAAGACCTGGACGCCGTCCGATCGTTCGTCGAGCGAGGCCGCCGAACGGCGACGAACGACTCTCGTCCACGAGTGGTCGAGCCGTGA
- the trpE gene encoding anthranilate synthase component I: protein MTDSRPTTTIQSANTATLETDRETFRAYANAADRSDRPAVVRVQATLEVETTPLAAYAALTGRTATGRTEASEHDGKRTPYAFLLESAEKTPSSDPDGAFQPNASTAERHARFSYVGYDPDAVVTVGSEGVEVEALSTAAPLEAIEIDSSGAESGARPGTGIGAGDTLDALRGALPDVRLENVPDRDRQHFDGGLVGFLAYDAVYDLWLEEVGRERPESRFPDAQFVLTTKTLSFDERDGSVSLVFTPVLEADDDPDAVYDELKAEATRVLETLESATALETGGFRCQGETAGSKEDYEAYVEKAKEHVLDGDIYQGVISRRRELRGDIDPLGFYESMRAVNPSPYMYLLEHDDLTVVGASPETLISVRGREIMSNPIAGTCDRGSSPVEDRRLAGEMLADGKERAEHTMLVDLARNDVRRVAEAGSVRVDEFMNVLKYSHVQHIESTVTGTLREDLDAFDATRAAFPAGTLSGAPKVRAMEVIDDLEDEPRGLYGGGVGYFSWTGDADVAIVIRTATVEERDDDQLITVRAGAGLVADSDPSAEYDETEKKMGGVVSALERIDVDSSASGGSEHSGEGGDRDRCERGEYDEQDEADGQDDHDEHSEHGENAVAEARR from the coding sequence ATGACGGATTCCAGACCGACGACCACGATACAATCTGCCAACACGGCGACGCTCGAAACCGACCGCGAGACCTTTCGTGCCTACGCGAACGCCGCCGACCGATCCGACCGACCGGCCGTCGTACGCGTCCAGGCGACGCTCGAGGTTGAGACGACGCCGCTCGCCGCCTACGCTGCACTCACCGGGAGAACGGCGACGGGCCGCACCGAAGCCAGCGAGCACGACGGCAAGCGAACGCCCTACGCGTTCCTGCTCGAGAGCGCCGAAAAGACGCCCTCGAGCGACCCGGACGGGGCCTTCCAGCCGAACGCGAGCACGGCGGAGCGCCACGCCCGCTTCTCGTACGTGGGCTACGATCCCGACGCCGTCGTGACGGTCGGGTCCGAGGGAGTCGAGGTCGAGGCGCTCTCGACTGCGGCGCCGCTCGAGGCGATCGAAATCGATAGCAGTGGGGCCGAATCCGGGGCCAGACCTGGGACCGGGATCGGGGCTGGGGACACCCTCGACGCACTCCGTGGCGCACTCCCCGACGTCCGCCTCGAGAACGTGCCAGACCGGGACCGCCAGCACTTCGACGGCGGACTCGTCGGTTTTCTCGCCTACGACGCCGTCTACGACCTCTGGCTCGAGGAGGTCGGTCGCGAGCGACCCGAGTCGCGATTTCCGGACGCTCAGTTCGTCCTGACGACGAAGACGCTGTCCTTCGACGAACGGGACGGGTCTGTTTCGCTCGTGTTCACGCCGGTCCTCGAGGCCGACGACGACCCGGACGCAGTGTACGACGAGCTTAAGGCCGAAGCGACGCGCGTCCTGGAGACGCTGGAGTCGGCGACGGCACTCGAGACCGGGGGTTTCCGTTGCCAGGGCGAGACCGCTGGCTCGAAGGAAGACTACGAGGCTTACGTCGAGAAGGCCAAAGAGCACGTCCTCGACGGCGACATCTACCAGGGCGTGATCTCCCGTCGGCGGGAACTCCGCGGCGACATCGATCCGCTGGGCTTTTACGAGTCGATGCGGGCCGTGAACCCCTCGCCGTACATGTACCTGCTCGAGCACGACGACCTCACCGTCGTCGGCGCGAGCCCGGAAACGCTCATCTCCGTTCGCGGGCGCGAAATTATGTCGAACCCCATCGCAGGGACCTGCGACCGAGGCTCGAGCCCCGTCGAGGACCGTCGACTGGCCGGCGAGATGCTCGCCGACGGCAAGGAACGAGCCGAGCACACGATGCTGGTCGACCTGGCGCGAAACGACGTTCGACGGGTCGCCGAGGCGGGATCGGTCCGCGTCGACGAGTTCATGAACGTCCTCAAGTACAGCCACGTCCAGCACATCGAGTCGACGGTCACCGGCACGCTCCGGGAGGACCTGGACGCGTTCGACGCGACCCGTGCAGCGTTCCCCGCCGGGACGCTCTCGGGGGCGCCCAAGGTCCGGGCCATGGAGGTCATCGACGACCTCGAGGACGAACCACGCGGGCTCTACGGCGGCGGCGTCGGCTACTTCTCGTGGACGGGCGACGCCGACGTCGCGATCGTCATCCGGACGGCGACGGTCGAGGAACGGGACGACGACCAGCTGATCACGGTTCGGGCGGGCGCGGGACTCGTCGCCGACAGCGACCCGTCCGCCGAGTACGACGAGACCGAGAAGAAGATGGGTGGCGTAGTGAGCGCCCTCGAGCGGATCGACGTAGACTCAAGTGCGAGCGGGGGTTCGGAGCACAGCGGTGAAGGTGGCGACCGGGATCGTTGCGAGCGGGGCGAGTACGACGAACAGGACGAGGCCGACGGACAGGACGACCACGACGAGCACAGCGAGCACGGCGAAAATGCCGTCGCGGAGGCTCGCCGATGA
- the trpG gene encoding anthranilate synthase component II: MSSSRDDRVVGAPAETETEPSRPNVLVVDNYDSFTYNLVEYVSEHAETTVLKNTASLEDVRAVEADAIIISPGPGHPKNDRDVGVSMDVIRELRSTIPILGVCLGLEAVVYALGGTVDRAPAPIHGKASPVSHDGQGVFSGLEQGFQAGRYHSLVAVDVPDCLEVTATTDHDGESLVMGVRHVDPDVPLECVQFHPESVLTAAGHDVIENFLDGIGSQNGRTSR, translated from the coding sequence ATGAGTTCCTCGCGCGACGACCGCGTCGTCGGCGCACCCGCCGAGACCGAAACTGAACCGTCTCGTCCAAACGTCCTCGTCGTCGACAACTACGACTCGTTCACGTACAATCTGGTCGAGTACGTCAGCGAGCACGCCGAGACGACGGTCCTCAAGAATACCGCTTCGCTCGAGGACGTCCGCGCGGTAGAGGCCGATGCAATCATCATCAGTCCCGGCCCCGGCCATCCGAAGAACGACCGGGACGTGGGCGTCTCGATGGACGTCATCCGGGAACTGCGATCGACGATTCCGATCCTCGGCGTCTGCCTCGGCCTCGAGGCTGTCGTCTACGCCCTCGGCGGGACGGTCGACCGCGCTCCGGCGCCGATTCACGGGAAGGCCTCACCCGTTTCCCACGACGGGCAGGGCGTCTTCTCGGGGCTCGAACAGGGGTTCCAGGCCGGCCGGTACCACTCACTCGTCGCGGTGGACGTGCCCGACTGTCTCGAAGTGACGGCGACGACCGACCACGACGGCGAGTCGCTCGTGATGGGCGTTCGCCACGTCGACCCGGACGTGCCGCTCGAGTGCGTGCAGTTTCACCCAGAAAGCGTCCTCACCGCTGCCGGACACGACGTCATCGAGAACTTTCTCGACGGAATCGGTTCTCAGAACGGAAGGACGTCGAGATAG